The nucleotide sequence CACATCGTATCTCTGTATTTCTTTTGCCAATTTTGCCAGTGAAATAATTGGGTTGAATTGAACAAAGATAGCCAAACCTCCTTTAGGTTTCTCAAAAGAAATCAATGATCCAAAGTGTGTCTCTAATGCATGGCACATAGTATCGCGCTTGGCTTTGTACAGCACAATTTTCTTTTTAATTTGACGGTGCATTTCGCCTTCGTGAATTATTTCGGCAAGTATTTGTTCTTTCATTAAATCGCCTTGCGGATCCATCATTTTATAGTAGTTTTTAGCCTCATTTATAAAGTTTTGCGGCGCCACCATAAAACCAGCCTCAAACGCAGGAAACAATACTTGTCCGGCTTTTCCCAAATAAATAATCAGACCGTTTGTATCTGCACTTGCCATTGGCGGTGTTGCAAGCGCATCATACTGAAAATCATAATCATAATCGTCTTCAATAATGGCAAATTTATATTCGTTTGCCAATGCCAGCAACTGTGCACGCCTTTCGGATGTAAGGCTGACTGTGGTTGGGTAATGTCTTTGAGGGGTGCAATAAAGCAGTCGGATGCTGTTTTTGGTGAAATTTCTTCTGATAAATTCCACATCAATTCCAAATGCATCAACAGGTATGGTTTTTATTGTAGCTTTTGCTTGACTAAAGACCATATTCGCAGAAAAATTGCTTAAATTTCCTACCAAGACCAAGTCGCTTGGTTGCAATAAAAGTTGTGCTATTAAATGCAAACTCATTTCGGTATTGCGCGTTACCAACACATTTTTTGGTGTAATTTGTAAATTGCGAGTAAGGTTTAAATAATTACTCAATTGTGCATCTAAAAAAGAAGTTTTGTCGAATAAAAACCGATTCCATTTGGTGTGAAGGGTAGATCGCCTTAAAACGGTGTTGTACCACCGATTGTATAAACCATCGGTATGCAACCGAATATCGGTTTGTCCGTCGTTAAATGTGTAAGTGGTGTTTGCTTTTTCATACGGAGAAATTACATGCGGACTTTGGGTAAAGCTAAACCCTGTTTCTAAAGGATATTGCTTGCTTTGCACAAATGCTTTCAGCTGATTTGTGGGGTGTGGATGCTTTTTTTCTAAAACAAAAGTACCCTTATTAGCAATAATTTCAACCCAACCTTGCGAAGCCAATTCGTCATAAACAGCCACGGCTGTGTTTCGGTGAATTTGTAACAGTTTACTTAATTGACGGGTTCCAGGTAAGTTACTGCCTGCCGGTAACAGGTCTTCTTGTAACGCACGAATCAATTGTTGGGCA is from Paenimyroides aestuarii and encodes:
- a CDS encoding aminotransferase-like domain-containing protein, which gives rise to MNSPVEEIIQKVVSIDRKASVAVYIQIAQQLIRALQEDLLPAGSNLPGTRQLSKLLQIHRNTAVAVYDELASQGWVEIIANKGTFVLEKKHPHPTNQLKAFVQSKQYPLETGFSFTQSPHVISPYEKANTTYTFNDGQTDIRLHTDGLYNRWYNTVLRRSTLHTKWNRFLFDKTSFLDAQLSNYLNLTRNLQITPKNVLVTRNTEMSLHLIAQLLLQPSDLVLVGNLSNFSANMVFSQAKATIKTIPVDAFGIDVEFIRRNFTKNSIRLLYCTPQRHYPTTVSLTSERRAQLLALANEYKFAIIEDDYDYDFQYDALATPPMASADTNGLIIYLGKAGQVLFPAFEAGFMVAPQNFINEAKNYYKMMDPQGDLMKEQILAEIIHEGEMHRQIKKKIVLYKAKRDTMCHALETHFGSLISFEKPKGGLAIFVQFNPIISLAKLAKEIQRYDVFLPGYLLYQTKNICGIRLGFGHLNTEEINHTIEMLRKAYDDLVTRNA